From the genome of Sylvia atricapilla isolate bSylAtr1 chromosome 26, bSylAtr1.pri, whole genome shotgun sequence, one region includes:
- the PLEKHJ1 gene encoding pleckstrin homology domain-containing family J member 1, which translates to MRYNERELLSLARQPAEKAAEIRMSVPKKGSVLKKRLVKLVVNFLFYFRTDEAEPIGALLLEHCKITKEEENVFSISFIEEPERKYCFECATEEQCQEWVEALRRASYEFLRRSLIFYRNEIQKMTGKDPLEQYGISEEARFQLGAQRQ; encoded by the exons ATGCGCTACAACGAGcgggagctgctgtccctggcccGCCAGCCCGCCGAGAAAGCGGCCGAGATCCGCATGAGCGTCCCCAAGAAGGGCAGCG tgctgaagAAGCGCCTGGTGAAGCTCGTGGTGAACTTTCTCTTCTACTTTCGCACTGATGAGGCCGAG CCCAttggagctctgctgctggagcactgcaAGATCACCAAAGAGGAGGAGAATGTCTTCTCCATCA GTTTCATCGAGGAGCCAGAGAGGAAATACTGCTTTGAGTGTGCCACGgaggagcagtgccaggagtgGGTGGAGGCACTCAGGAGAGCCAG CTACGAGTTCCTGAGGAGGAGCCTGATTTTCTACCGGAACGAGATCCAGAAGATGACAGGGAAG GACCCCCTGGAGCAGTATGGAATCTCTGAGGAAGCTCGTttccagctgggagcacagaggcAGTAA
- the SF3A2 gene encoding splicing factor 3A subunit 2, with translation MDFQHRPGGKTGSGGVASASESNRDRRERLRQLALETIDINKDPYFMKNHLGSYECKLCLTLHNNEGSYLAHTQGKKHQTNLARRAAKEAKEAPAQPAPEKVKVEVKKFVKIGRPGYKVTKQRDPETGQQSLLFQIDYPEIAESIMPRHRFMSAYEQRIEPPDRRWQYLLMAAEPYETIAFKVPSREIDKAEGKFWTHWNRETKQFFLQFHFKMEKPPAPPNLPPGPPTVKRPPPPPLMNGLPPRPPLPDSMPPPPPGGMALPPMPPSGPVPPPPVPPQLPPAPGVPPPAPLPPMMRPPLPAEGPGTIPPPPPSN, from the exons ATGGATTTCCAGCACCGCCCCGGCGGTAAAACGGGCAGCGGGGGCGTGGCCTCGGCCTCCGAGAGCAACCGGGACCGGCGGGAGCGGCTGCGGCAGCTGGCGCTGGAGACCATCGACATCAACAAG GACCCctattttatgaaaaatcatCTGGGCTCCTACGAGTGCAAGCTTTGCCTGACACTCCACAACAATGAG gGGAGTTACTTGGCACATACCCAGGGGAAGAAACATCAGACCAATTT GGCCCGACGAGCTGCCAAGGAAGCCAAGGaagcccctgcccagcctgccccagagAAGGTCAAGGTGGAAGTAAAGAAATTTGTGAAAATTGGGCGCCCTGGTTACAAAG tCACCAAGCAGAGAGACCCAGAAACAGGCCAGcagagccttctcttccag atCGATTACCCTGAGATAGCTGAGAGCATCATGCCCCGGCACCGCTTCATGTCTGCGTACGAGCAGCGCATCGAGCCGCCGGACCGGCGCTGGCAGTACCTGCTGATGGCAGCTGAGCCCTACGAGACCATCGCCTTCAAG GTGCCAAGCCGAGAAATTGATAAGGCAGAGGGAAAGTTTTGGACTCACTGGAACAGAGAAACCAAACAG TTCTTCCTTCAGTTCCACTTCAAGATGGAGAAGCCCCCGGCGCCCCCCAACCTCCCCCCCGGGCCCCCCACCGTCAAGCggccgccgccccctcccctGATGAACGGGCTGCCCCCGCGGCCCCCCCTGCCCGACTCCAtgccccccccgccccccgggGGCATGGCCCTGCCCCCCATGCCCCCCTCGGGGCCGGTGCCAccccccccagtgcccccccagctgcccccagcccccggggtgccccctcctgcccctctgccccccaTGAtgcggccgccgctgcccgccgagGGGCCGGGCACCATCCcgcctccccctccctccaacTGA